Genomic window (Verrucomicrobiota bacterium):
GGCTGGGGAGAGCGACATACAGTGTGGGTGGCCTGTTCAGCCGCGGCCGCTTACTTCCTTATGGTTTTGCTAGTGGCGGGGCCACTGACGCGAGGCGAAGCATTTGTTTGGACACTGCTGTTGTGCGCACCTGCAGCAATGCTGGCGGTTGAAAGAGGTAACAACGATCTGGTGGTATTCACGGTTCTGGTTCTGGGACTCTTGCTGCTGCAGCGGCATCGCCTAACCGCGTACGGGTTGCTGTTGCTGGCCGCACTGCTGAAACTTTACCCGGTCGTCGCACTTGTCGCGGTGATCCGCGAGCAAAAGTACCGCGCTTTAGTTGTTCTGGGGAGTCTGGCGTTCATTTTTGTCTCTTACATTTTTTTGACGCTATCGGACATCGTCCAGATATCTTCGTGCACCCCTCGCCCAACTTTCTGGGCTTACGGTTGCATGACGTTCGCCGATAAGATTTCCGAGTCGCTTCGGTTTCGGGGACATCACATTGGTGTTTGGCCTCGAGCGCTGGCAATGCTGGCGGTCGTGGCCGTGAGTGTTGTTGCCATTCGGTCGGGCCGGAGGATTCGCCAACAAAACCGTGACACTTCGTTCAGCCTCGATGGCTTCAGGGCCGGGGCAGCAGTTTATTTGGGTACTTTTTTGATTGGAAATAATTGGATTTACCGGCTAATTTTCCTGCTGTTGGCGATACCGCAATTGTTGGCCTGGATCAAGAAGGACAAGGAACGGCAATTCATTTCGGCGGTGTGTGTTGTCTGCTTGCTCGGGACAATGTGGTCTCCCTTGTTGCTTCTCAAGGCATGGCCGTTAAGATTCATCATTATGCCGCCTGTAGAAGTGGCCAATTGGACACTCTTTGGCGGATTGATTGTACTGTTCTACGCGAGCCTGCCAAGTTGGGTAGTCGAATTTCTCCCGTTCCGGCTGTCAACGCAGGAAAGCCGCAATGCGCAGGCGCGGACCGTGATGAGTTCAACGATGCATCCGTGAGCGGAAGTGCCGATACGGCGGACATTTTTGTTGAGCCGTGCCTGCTTTCTGCAGGATCGTTTAAGAAAATGAATCAAGCATTAAAACGGAAGGCCCGGCACTTCAGCCATCCTCCTCATGCGTTACCGATTACACGCGAGTTTCGACGCGATTCCTCTTCGGCGCTGGCTTGAACCATGCCCTCCACATCCTTAGTTGTTTGTATCCATGGTCAGCGTGAGTTACTCCAGCGACTCCTTGATCGCTCCTTCGGCTGCTATGACGACCTTGTTGTTTCCCACGATGGGCCGGATGAGACCAACGTGCGCGAAATCGTGGAGGAGTTTGGAGGCCGATTCTTCGAGCATCCGCGCATTGGCTCGCCCGAAGGACAAGGTCCATTTGCCTGGGCGCAGGCGAAACACGACTGGATTCTCCGATTTGACGCGGATGAATTTCCGAGCGACGAAATGAAAACGTGGCTGAACAATTTTCGCCGGCAGGCGCAACCGCCCGAA
Coding sequences:
- a CDS encoding DUF2029 domain-containing protein yields the protein MSVLRALSKRLGNWLARTSRFDGRILVASFVGLYLLIIGLAAWGGVATQAWKVFGVGSMKPAFADARVVTVGWENYRRGFNPLYLNPGDSGANVLNYPRIWLLPSCFGWGERHTVWVACSAAAAYFLMVLLVAGPLTRGEAFVWTLLLCAPAAMLAVERGNNDLVVFTVLVLGLLLLQRHRLTAYGLLLLAALLKLYPVVALVAVIREQKYRALVVLGSLAFIFVSYIFLTLSDIVQISSCTPRPTFWAYGCMTFADKISESLRFRGHHIGVWPRALAMLAVVAVSVVAIRSGRRIRQQNRDTSFSLDGFRAGAAVYLGTFLIGNNWIYRLIFLLLAIPQLLAWIKKDKERQFISAVCVVCLLGTMWSPLLLLKAWPLRFIIMPPVEVANWTLFGGLIVLFYASLPSWVVEFLPFRLSTQESRNAQARTVMSSTMHP